Proteins from a genomic interval of Zingiber officinale cultivar Zhangliang chromosome 1B, Zo_v1.1, whole genome shotgun sequence:
- the LOC121987820 gene encoding sulfite exporter TauE/SafE family protein 3-like isoform X2: MEPKWRSAQFLAAVLVALAAFLAVSAERRLRPVGAVAEAVEAEEVGLSDYVLMVVDFLWKPKESSYQHVWPSMKFGWQIVVGTIIGFLGSAFGSVGGVGGGGIYVPMLTLIIGFDAKSSTAISKCMIMGAAGSTVWYNLKLRHPTLDMPIIDYDLALLFQPMLMLGISIGVAFNVIFADWMVTVLLIILFIGTSTKAFLKGVETWKKETIMKREAKMHKESNGSEEIEYKALPSGPGNTSTEEEKVLRKEVPILENVCWKELGLVCFVWVAFLVLQVVKQNYTTTCSLWYWILNFLQVPVSLGVAGYEAINLYKGKRAISSRGDEETGFTVLQLVFYCFIGVLAGVVGGLLGLGGGFILGPVFLELGVPPQVSSATATFAMTFSSSMSVVEYYLLKRFPVPYALYLVAVSLVAAFVGQHIVRKIIEILGRASIIIFILSFTIFVSAISLGGVGISNMIYKIEHHAYMGFEDLCTYEV; the protein is encoded by the exons ATGGAACCCAAGTGGCGGAGCGCTCAGTTCTTGGCCGCGGTTCTGGTCGCTCTTGCAGCTTTTTTGGCGGTCTCCGCTGAGCGTCGACTGCGGCCAGTGGGGGCGGTGGCAGAGGCTGTTGAAGCTGAGGAGGTCGGACTGTCCGATTACGTGCTTATGGTGGTCGACTTCTTGTGGAAGCCGAAGGAATCCTCCTACCAACACGTTTGGCcg TCTATGAAATTTGGGTGGCAAATCGTGGTCGGAACCATCATCGGATTCTTGGGTTCAGCCTTTGGAAGCGTCGGAGGAGTCGGGGGTGGTGGAATATATGTTCCCATGCTCACTCTCATCATTGGATTCGACGCTAAGTCTTCCACAGCCATATCAAAAT GTATGATCATGGGTGCTGCCGGATCAACAGTTTGGTACAACCTCAAGCTTAGGCATCCAACTCTGGACATGCCGATCATCGACTACGATTTGGCTTTGCTTTTCCAACCAATGCTTATGCTGGGGATTAGTATTGGAGTCGCTTTCAATGTTATCTTTGCGGATTGGATGGTCACTGTTCTTCTGATTATCCTCTTCATAG GTACATCAACTAAGGCATTTTTGAAGGGTGTTGAGACATGGAAGAAAGAAacaattatgaagaga GAGGCAAAGATGCATAAAGAGTCAAATG GGAGTGAAGAAATAGAATACAAAGCCCTCCCATCTGGTCCTGGGAATACAAGTACAGAAGAGGAGAAGGTTCTACGAAAAGAG GTTCCAATCCTGGAAAATGTTTGCTGGAAGGAGCTTGGTCTCGTTTGCTTTGTATGGGTAGCTTTCCTTGTCCTCCAAGTTGTAAAG CAAAATTATACAACAACATGTTCTCTGTGGTATTGGATTCTGAACTTTCTTCAG GTTCCTGTATCACTGGGAGTAGCAGGATATGAAGCCATTAACTTATACAAGGGAAAGAGAGCAATCTCATCAAGGGGGGATGAAGAAACAGGTTTTACAGTTTTGCAGCTCGTTTTCTACTGCTTCATCGGTGTCCTTGCCGGTGTAGTTGGAGGGCTTCTTGGACTTGGAGGAGGTTTCATTTTGGGTCCTGTTTTCTTGGAACTCGGCGTTCCTCCTCAG GTCTCAAGTGCCACCGCAACTTTTGCAATGACATTTTCTTCATCCATGTCTGTTGTGGAGTATTACCTTTTGAAGCGGTTCCCCGTCCCATATG CATTATATTTAGTGGCAGTCTCACTAGTTGCCGCATTCGTTGGCCAACACATAGTGAGGAAGATTATCGAAATACTGGGGAGAGCTTCTATTATTATCTTCATTCTTTCTTTTACAATTTTCGTCAGCGCTATCTCTCTCG GTGGGGTGGGCATTTCCAACATGATTTACAAGATTGAGCATCACGCGTACATGGGATTCGAAGATCTCTGCACATATGAAGTATAG
- the LOC121987820 gene encoding sulfite exporter TauE/SafE family protein 3-like isoform X1 has translation MEPKWRSAQFLAAVLVALAAFLAVSAERRLRPVGAVAEAVEAEEVGLSDYVLMVVDFLWKPKESSYQHVWPSMKFGWQIVVGTIIGFLGSAFGSVGGVGGGGIYVPMLTLIIGFDAKSSTAISKCMIMGAAGSTVWYNLKLRHPTLDMPIIDYDLALLFQPMLMLGISIGVAFNVIFADWMVTVLLIILFIGTSTKAFLKGVETWKKETIMKREAKMHKESNVGSEEIEYKALPSGPGNTSTEEEKVLRKEVPILENVCWKELGLVCFVWVAFLVLQVVKQNYTTTCSLWYWILNFLQVPVSLGVAGYEAINLYKGKRAISSRGDEETGFTVLQLVFYCFIGVLAGVVGGLLGLGGGFILGPVFLELGVPPQVSSATATFAMTFSSSMSVVEYYLLKRFPVPYALYLVAVSLVAAFVGQHIVRKIIEILGRASIIIFILSFTIFVSAISLGGVGISNMIYKIEHHAYMGFEDLCTYEV, from the exons ATGGAACCCAAGTGGCGGAGCGCTCAGTTCTTGGCCGCGGTTCTGGTCGCTCTTGCAGCTTTTTTGGCGGTCTCCGCTGAGCGTCGACTGCGGCCAGTGGGGGCGGTGGCAGAGGCTGTTGAAGCTGAGGAGGTCGGACTGTCCGATTACGTGCTTATGGTGGTCGACTTCTTGTGGAAGCCGAAGGAATCCTCCTACCAACACGTTTGGCcg TCTATGAAATTTGGGTGGCAAATCGTGGTCGGAACCATCATCGGATTCTTGGGTTCAGCCTTTGGAAGCGTCGGAGGAGTCGGGGGTGGTGGAATATATGTTCCCATGCTCACTCTCATCATTGGATTCGACGCTAAGTCTTCCACAGCCATATCAAAAT GTATGATCATGGGTGCTGCCGGATCAACAGTTTGGTACAACCTCAAGCTTAGGCATCCAACTCTGGACATGCCGATCATCGACTACGATTTGGCTTTGCTTTTCCAACCAATGCTTATGCTGGGGATTAGTATTGGAGTCGCTTTCAATGTTATCTTTGCGGATTGGATGGTCACTGTTCTTCTGATTATCCTCTTCATAG GTACATCAACTAAGGCATTTTTGAAGGGTGTTGAGACATGGAAGAAAGAAacaattatgaagaga GAGGCAAAGATGCATAAAGAGTCAAATG TAGGGAGTGAAGAAATAGAATACAAAGCCCTCCCATCTGGTCCTGGGAATACAAGTACAGAAGAGGAGAAGGTTCTACGAAAAGAG GTTCCAATCCTGGAAAATGTTTGCTGGAAGGAGCTTGGTCTCGTTTGCTTTGTATGGGTAGCTTTCCTTGTCCTCCAAGTTGTAAAG CAAAATTATACAACAACATGTTCTCTGTGGTATTGGATTCTGAACTTTCTTCAG GTTCCTGTATCACTGGGAGTAGCAGGATATGAAGCCATTAACTTATACAAGGGAAAGAGAGCAATCTCATCAAGGGGGGATGAAGAAACAGGTTTTACAGTTTTGCAGCTCGTTTTCTACTGCTTCATCGGTGTCCTTGCCGGTGTAGTTGGAGGGCTTCTTGGACTTGGAGGAGGTTTCATTTTGGGTCCTGTTTTCTTGGAACTCGGCGTTCCTCCTCAG GTCTCAAGTGCCACCGCAACTTTTGCAATGACATTTTCTTCATCCATGTCTGTTGTGGAGTATTACCTTTTGAAGCGGTTCCCCGTCCCATATG CATTATATTTAGTGGCAGTCTCACTAGTTGCCGCATTCGTTGGCCAACACATAGTGAGGAAGATTATCGAAATACTGGGGAGAGCTTCTATTATTATCTTCATTCTTTCTTTTACAATTTTCGTCAGCGCTATCTCTCTCG GTGGGGTGGGCATTTCCAACATGATTTACAAGATTGAGCATCACGCGTACATGGGATTCGAAGATCTCTGCACATATGAAGTATAG
- the LOC121987839 gene encoding transcription factor bHLH68-like, translating into MLSGGQKEIKVVEMNRGLLHQSPLVQIMGGSPMMMRPPIEQSYCSLPPSSSSTTMTPCHDSQFPPLSWSQLLLGGSYAGEDEKHDAKIIESCWENQIADASTGAKHESCGSGYMIQSPRSSEVIVQASRCSWSHQVLTPPVSSNTVRSNLLEFSNTIKPADSSPECNSTATGGALKRAKIQGSFAAHSTLKVRKEKLGDRITALHQIVSPFGKTDTASVLQEAIGYIRFLQSQIEVLTTPYLSSTSGNMKQPPTESTVEDLRSRGLCLMPLSFILHVGRDFEGSYLGSF; encoded by the exons ATGCTTTCTGGTGGTCAGAAGGAGATTAAGGTTGTAGAGATGAATAGAGGATTGCTTCATCAAAGTCCTCTAGTCCAAATCATGGGGGGAAGTCCTATGATGATGAGGCCGCCTATTGAGCAAAGCTATTGCTCCCTTCCTCCGTCATCTTCTTCGACCACTATGACTCCTTGCCATGATAGCCAATTTCCTCCACTCTCGTGGAGCCAACTTTTGCT GGGAGGATCGTATGCTGGTGAAGATGAGAAGCATGATGCTAAAATTATAGAGAGCTGTTGGGAAAATCAGATTGCAGACGCAAGCACAGGTGCTAAGCATGAATCCTGTGGAAGTGGGTACATGATCCAGAGCCCCAGGAGCAGTGAAGTGATCGTCCAAGCGTCTAGGTGTTCATGGAGTCATCAAGTTTTGACTCCTCCCGTCTCCTCCAACACTGTGCGCAGCAACCTGTTGGAGTTCTCAAACACTATTAAACCAGCTGATAGCTCACCTGAG TGCAACAGCACAGCGACTGGTGGAGCTCTCAAGAGGGCTAAGATTCAAGGCTCCTTCGCAGCTCATTCCACGTTGAAG GTGAGGAAGGAAAAATTGGGAGACAGAATAACTGCACTTCATCAGATTGTTTCCCCTTTTGGGAAG ACTGATACTGCCTCTGTGTTGCAAGAAGCAATTGGCTACATCAGGTTCTTACAGAGTCAAATTGAG GTTCTGACCACACCATACTTGAGCAGCACTTCAGGGAACATGAAGCAACCTCCCACT GAGAGCACTGTTGAGGACCTGAGGAGTAGAGGACTTTGCCTCATGCCGCTCTCCTTCATCTTGCACGTAGGAAGAGATTTCGAGGGAAGCTATCTGGGGAGTTTCTAA